The sequence below is a genomic window from Fibrobacter sp. UWB13.
ATGAGTAATTTTAGTCCTAGAACTATGTCAAATTCATGGATGAAAGATTATGATGAGGCTGTCCTCAGGTATGAGGGTGCGCAAGACAAGGCTCGCGAAATGGCTATGAGAATGCTGGTAAAAGACGAGCCTGTTGATAAAATTGTCGAGTACACTAGACTCTCTGTTTCTGATGTTCTGGCTCTCAAGGCTTCCCTTGATCAGAAACAGTGAGTGCATTGAAATTGAAGTGATTGCTTTTTAATCAAAAAAATCCCCGAAATCAGTTGATTTTCGGGGATTCTTGTTAAAAGGGCTTTTTTTTGCAAAGAAGCCGAGGGATGTTATTCCACGCCGATACCAAGACCTCTAAACGGAACGTATCGGAGCTGTTCCTTGTTGTCGATAATGACTGCAACACCGGTAAGGAAGTACGGCCAGTGGCTTGTAACGTGGAACTTGTAGTTCACGGCTCCGTTAGAGACGAATACGCTGAACGGGAGAACAAAGTCGTCGTGGGTACAGATGACGCGGTACTTGTTCATGGAGGCGTAGCCCGGGGCGATGTCCTTCTTGATGATTTCTTCGGATTTTTCCTTGAGGTCGTAGAAGGCGTCGGCATAGAGGTTGTCGTATGCCCAACCCGCAATGACGAGACGGACGTTTGTCGTGGAGTCGTCATAGAACTTGTAGCGTTCGCTGTCTTTCTTGTACCAGCTGATGGAATAAAGGCTGGTTGTGTCATGCTGGAATGTCTGTTGTCCGCGGCCAAGGTTGATGTTGTAGCAGGTCTGTTCGGTGCGGACGTAGTTGGTGTGCGAATACACAAATTCATCGGCGCTGATGAGCTTTTTACCGACGGCTCGGGCTTGTCTTACGCCGTCAGACGGTTGACCGTTGACGGAGTCGGGTTCGTTTTCCCAGTAGGTGAGGGGCGTTTCACGACCGGTCTGTGCGTCGTCGCGTTCGCCGTGGCGGATGATGAACACAGCCTTTTCGTTGCAGCGGACGCTCTTGAAAACGTCAGCGATGTCAGCGAGTCCGTTGGTGTCAAGGGGAATGTTGATAACAGGAGTTTCGACGCAACTCGGATCGAGTTGGGCGGTTCCTGCCGAGGAACTGGACTGAGTCGGCGGAACGTCTGTGGAAGAGCTGGATTCACCGATCGGAGCTGTGGCGGAGCTGGAGATTGCGTCGGCAGAGCTTGCCGGGAGCTGATCTGTGGAAGAGCTGGAAAGCTGTTCTTGCTGTATTTGGCTGCTTGAACTTTGGCTAATGGCTGTGCTAATCGGGGATGTTGCGGAGTCGTCACCGCAGGCTGCCAAAAGCGAGGCGGAGAGGATTGCGCCGGTAAGAGCTAAAGAAATGCGAGAAATTTTATGCATTGCGTGAAATTCCTTGTTTTTATCCCTCTAAATCTATTTATGTTGCGTGGTTTCTTCAAGTAAATTTTTCCAAAACCCGTGAATTATGCGTTTTTTACGCTTTAGCTTCGGCTGGCTTGTCGGAATTGTAGTTGATTTCGTTGCGGCGCTTGAGTTCTTTGTTGAGCGGCCAGTAAATGAGCGCAAAAACGATGTAACCGATGAGGAGTACAATCCAGTGGTTGAGCCCGAAACCGATTTCCACATAGCGCATGGTGATGAACATGAACGGACCTGCGATGAGGAATAGCGGAAGCTGTCTGCATTGGTCGCCGAGCGAGTAACGGCTCTCGTAGCTTACGATGGAGTTCATCATCGGGAAGCTGGTGCAAAAACCGCCCATCAGGCGCTTGATGAACATGAGTCCGGAAACGACGCCTGCGATGGCGGGCGCCTTGATGTAAACCGGGAGCGGGGTCTTGTAGCGCACGCCTGCTTTGTACTTTTGCTTCTGGAAGAAAATCACGCCGATGACAAAGTCAAAAACGCAAACGCCGATAAAGTATGCTTCGCCTTCCGGGATGCGTGCATGCAAAAATGTTCCGAGTGCGACAAAAAAGGCGAGTCCTGCAATAATCGACGGTACGATTGGTACTTTTACTTTGTAGTGGAGGATGCGTACAATGTGTACGTACAACATGCACATGAAGCCCGAAACTGCATTTTCGGTGCCCATTGGGAGTCCGACAGCGATGTAGGCAAAACCGCAGGGAATAGGGATTGTTGCTGTGACCGCTTTGAGTTGCGGGTCCTTGAGGTAGGCGCTCAAGGTGCCGAGGGCGGTAACCATAAAGACGAGCAGCCAGTCGTATGCCGAAAAATGGAAATTTAACGCTTCAAACATCGTGCCCAAAGATAGAAAATAGTGGCTAATTGCTATATTCACACGCAGAGGTTTTATTATGAAAGTTTTGGTAACTGGTGTCGGTGGCCAGCTGGGTCACGATGTGATGAATGAACTTGCAAAACGCGGCTACGAGGGTGTCGGTAGCGATATTGCTCCGGTTTATTCCGGTGTGGCTGATGGCAGTGCTGTGACCACGATGCCTTATGTTCCGATGGATATTACGAATGCAGCTGCGGTTGCAGAAACCATCAAGAGCGTGAAGCCTGATGTGATTGTGCATTGCGCTGCTTGGACGGCAGTGGACCTTGCCGAAGACGAAGACAAGAAGGCGAAGGTCTTTGCAATTAACGCCGAAGGCACGGAAAACATTGCTCGCGTTGCTAAAGAAATTGATGCAAAGATGGTCTACATCAGCACGGACTACGTGTTTAATGGCCGTGGCACTTCTCCGTGGAAACCGGACTGCAAGGATTACGAACCGCTCAACGTCTATGGCGAATCCAAGCTCAAGGGTGAACTTGCCGTGAGCGGAACTCTTGAAAAGTATTTCATTGTACGTATCGCCTGGGTGTTCGGCCTCAATGGCAAGAACTTCATCAAGACGATGCTCAAGGTGGGCGAGACTCACGATACGGTCCGCGTTGTTTACGACCAGATTGGTACACCGACTTACACGCTTGACTTGAGCCGCCTCCTCGTCGATATGATAGAAACGGACAAGTACGGCTACTATCACGCCACGAACGAAGGTGGATTCATCAGCTGGTACGATTTCACGAAGGAAATCTACAAGCAGGCGGGACTCCCGACTAAGGTGTTGCCGGTGACGACTGCGGAATACGGTCTCTCGAAGGCCGCACGTCCGTTCAATAGCCGCTTGGACAAGAGCAAGCTTGTGGAAGCTGGTTTCAAACCGCTCCCCACATGGCAGGATGCGCTTGGCCGTTATCTCAAGGAAATCGGCGTGCTCGCTTAAAGGGCGGCGCACTTAATGAGTGTACGGTCTTAAGAAAATCTTTCGTACAAGGCGTCTCGTTCCACCGGAACGAGGCCTTCTTTTTTGATGAGGTCTTGCATGCGTTCCGGGCTCATGCCCACGGGAACCGTGGCGCCTGCGGCATGTGTAATCTTCTCTTCGATAATCGTGCCGTCCAAATCCGATGCGCCGGCGTGGAGTGCTTTCATGGCAGTCTCGATGCCCATCTGGATCCAGTAAGCCTTGATGTGCGGGAAGTTGTCCAAGAACAAACGAGAAACAGCGACCGTGCGGAGGATGTCTTCTTCGCTTGTGATGTTTGGGACAATCTGGTGGAGCGCATTGTGTTCCGGGTGATACACGAGCGGAATGAACGCGAAGAATCCCGGAGCTTCATCTTGCAAGTCACGGAGCATCTTCATGTGCGCGATGCGGTCTTCAATCTTTTCGATATGGCCGAAGAGCATGGTTGCATTCGTCGGGATGCCGAGCTTGTGGGCTGCACGATGGACGTCGAGCCATTCTTCGCCTGTTTCCTTGCCCGGGCAAATCTTGTCGCGTACACTTTGTACTAAAATCTCGGCACCGCCACCGGGGAGTGCGTCTAGGCCTGCGTCCTTGAGCGTTGCCATAATCTGTTCGGGCGTCTGGCCCGAAATTTTGGCGAAGTGGCAAATCTCGACGGCGGTAAAAGCCTTCAAGTTTGCAGACGGAAATTCCTTGCGGAGCTTGCGCAACATCTCGATGTAGTAATCGAACGGATGATCGGGATGGAGACCGCCAACAATGTGCAATTCGCGGGCGCCTTTGCTGATGGCTTCGGCGGCCTTGTCGCGGATGGTTTCGTAATTCCAGTCGTAAGCGGTCGGGCTATCTTTTTTGATGCGGCTGAAGGCGCAGAATTTGCAGTGCAGCACGCACACGTTCGTGTAGTTGATTTGGCGGTTGTTCACCCAGTAAACGGACTTCCCGTGGCGCGCTTCTTTTTCAGCATTGGCGCGTGCGCAAAGTTCATCGAGCGGTGCGTTCAAAAATAAATCGAGAGCTTCTTGTTCTGAAATGCGAGACATACTACAAATATAAAAAAGAAAAGACCTAGAGTGAATCTAGGTCTTTTTAGTAGCGGGGGCAGGACTTGAACGCTGCGACCTTCGGGTTATGAGCCCGACGAGCTACCAACTGCTCCACCCCGCGTCGAGGTTGTCCCATATATAGAAAATTATAACAGGTTTGGCAAGAGTGAAAAGCAGAGTATTTGTCGGAGTAAGTTTTTTTTATGTTTTCCCGCGATTTATGCACGAATTTGACTATACGAATTTTTTCAAAATGTGCTTGCTTGCGTAGAAATAATCAATTCCGCTCACGATTGTAATGGTGGTTATGATGCCCATCACAACAATCGGGAACTGGTGCCAAATGCTTTCAAATCCTGGAATCAATGCGCGGACCGGGTCAATGGCGCCAAGAAGAATCGCGACAATGCCGATGCCTTGCAATGCGGTTTTCCACTTGCCACTGCGACGTGCGGGCATCACGAGGCCTTCACTTGCGGCGAGCGTTCTGAGCGTTTCCACACTAGATTCGCGGAAGTAAATCAGAGCGACCATCCACACGGGCGCATAGCCTGTAGCGATAAAGCACATGAAAATCGTCATGTTCGAAATCTTGTCGCTGAACGGGTCAAGGTATTTGCCGAGCGTGCTGACTTCGCCCATCGCGCGGGCGAGCTTGCCGTCCAAAAAGTCCGTGAGCATAAAGCCGAGCACCATCACGAGCGAAAGCACTTTAAAGACGATGTTGTTGTTGCTGTAATCCAAATCGTTATCGTAGAAGAACACCCAGAGGAAAAACGGCGTGAGCACAATGCGGCTCATGGTGAGCTGGCTTGCGATCGAAAGCGGCTTGCGGTGTGCGGGGTCACGGTAGTACCAGTATGCGTATGCGGCGGTGGAGGCGGCAATGAGCAAAATGGAAATGACCATCATAATTTGTTGGTAATTTTCCAAGTTCAGCAAGTATACGCCCATCGTAATTGTGACAGAAAGATTTGCAAGTTTGCTCCAGCGGCGCTTGCGGGGGAGTTGCTTCCCTTCGCGGAGAACGCCGAGCGAAAATAGCGTGTGGGCTATCAGTCGTCCAAGCAAGACGGCGCAACCGACACCGAGAATCTTTTCGGCACTTTCGTTCTGGATCAAGTCGCGGAAGAAAATGCTTGTCATCACGATGAACTGCAAGAACCCATCGATAGTGTTGAGCCAAAGTCGGTAATAAGGCTTTTCAATTTCCTGGCTCTTGAGCTGGAACAAGTTGACCCAACCCATGATAAGCGCAATACCCACAAAGGAGCATGCCATCGTGGTCCAGTCTTTCCAGATGAAGATTATGACGCAGACAAAGATGAGAGCACGCATGATGCTCCAAATGCGTGACCTTAAACGAACATCAGAAGTTTTTTCTGGTTCTGTCATAAATTATTCTCCAACAGCTGCTTT
It includes:
- the mqnE gene encoding aminofutalosine synthase MqnE, translating into MSRISEQEALDLFLNAPLDELCARANAEKEARHGKSVYWVNNRQINYTNVCVLHCKFCAFSRIKKDSPTAYDWNYETIRDKAAEAISKGARELHIVGGLHPDHPFDYYIEMLRKLRKEFPSANLKAFTAVEICHFAKISGQTPEQIMATLKDAGLDALPGGGAEILVQSVRDKICPGKETGEEWLDVHRAAHKLGIPTNATMLFGHIEKIEDRIAHMKMLRDLQDEAPGFFAFIPLVYHPEHNALHQIVPNITSEEDILRTVAVSRLFLDNFPHIKAYWIQMGIETAMKALHAGASDLDGTIIEEKITHAAGATVPVGMSPERMQDLIKKEGLVPVERDALYERFS
- a CDS encoding histidine phosphatase family protein codes for the protein MHKISRISLALTGAILSASLLAACGDDSATSPISTAISQSSSSQIQQEQLSSSSTDQLPASSADAISSSATAPIGESSSSTDVPPTQSSSSAGTAQLDPSCVETPVINIPLDTNGLADIADVFKSVRCNEKAVFIIRHGERDDAQTGRETPLTYWENEPDSVNGQPSDGVRQARAVGKKLISADEFVYSHTNYVRTEQTCYNINLGRGQQTFQHDTTSLYSISWYKKDSERYKFYDDSTTNVRLVIAGWAYDNLYADAFYDLKEKSEEIIKKDIAPGYASMNKYRVICTHDDFVLPFSVFVSNGAVNYKFHVTSHWPYFLTGVAVIIDNKEQLRYVPFRGLGIGVE
- the pgsA gene encoding CDP-diacylglycerol--glycerol-3-phosphate 3-phosphatidyltransferase; amino-acid sequence: MTEPEKTSDVRLRSRIWSIMRALIFVCVIIFIWKDWTTMACSFVGIALIMGWVNLFQLKSQEIEKPYYRLWLNTIDGFLQFIVMTSIFFRDLIQNESAEKILGVGCAVLLGRLIAHTLFSLGVLREGKQLPRKRRWSKLANLSVTITMGVYLLNLENYQQIMMVISILLIAASTAAYAYWYYRDPAHRKPLSIASQLTMSRIVLTPFFLWVFFYDNDLDYSNNNIVFKVLSLVMVLGFMLTDFLDGKLARAMGEVSTLGKYLDPFSDKISNMTIFMCFIATGYAPVWMVALIYFRESSVETLRTLAASEGLVMPARRSGKWKTALQGIGIVAILLGAIDPVRALIPGFESIWHQFPIVVMGIITTITIVSGIDYFYASKHILKKFV
- the rfbD gene encoding dTDP-4-dehydrorhamnose reductase, coding for MKVLVTGVGGQLGHDVMNELAKRGYEGVGSDIAPVYSGVADGSAVTTMPYVPMDITNAAAVAETIKSVKPDVIVHCAAWTAVDLAEDEDKKAKVFAINAEGTENIARVAKEIDAKMVYISTDYVFNGRGTSPWKPDCKDYEPLNVYGESKLKGELAVSGTLEKYFIVRIAWVFGLNGKNFIKTMLKVGETHDTVRVVYDQIGTPTYTLDLSRLLVDMIETDKYGYYHATNEGGFISWYDFTKEIYKQAGLPTKVLPVTTAEYGLSKAARPFNSRLDKSKLVEAGFKPLPTWQDALGRYLKEIGVLA